CGGCGAGGAAACCAACGTCCAAGAGTTTAGCATGCTCCACGGTGCGACCCTCGGCGACGAGGTGACGGTCGGCCACGGGGCAGTCGTCGATTACGCCGATGTCCACGACCACTCGCTGGTCGGTATGGGCAGCGCCGTGATGGGCGGGGCGACGGTCGAGTCGAACTGCATCGTGGCGGCGAACGCGGTGGTTCGACAGGGACAGCGAGTGCCGGAGGGACACATGGCCTACGGAATCCCCGCTCAGACGCGTCCGCTCAGCGACGAACAGGTGGCACAGATAGGTGACACGCACGAGAACTACGT
This window of the Haloarcula marina genome carries:
- a CDS encoding gamma carbonic anhydrase family protein, with product MERSFEGTTPEIADEAFVSEMAYAVGDVEVGPRSSIWPFVCLRGDGGAVTVGEETNVQEFSMLHGATLGDEVTVGHGAVVDYADVHDHSLVGMGSAVMGGATVESNCIVAANAVVRQGQRVPEGHMAYGIPAQTRPLSDEQVAQIGDTHENYVELSARYRGTEADGN